atcatcataatgtgcacaatgtgaccaaggagttgatcacgggatgatgtgttacggaacgagtaaagagacttgccagtaacgagattgaacaaggtatcgggataccgacgatcgaatctcgggcaagtatcgtaccgctagacaaagggaattgtatacgggattgattaagtccttgacatcgtggttcatccgatgatatcatcatggaacatgtgggagccaacatgggtatccagatcccgctgttggttattgaccggagagttatctcggtcatgtctgcatggttcccgaacccgtagggtctacacacttaaggttcatgaCGCTAGGGTtacagggaatagatatacgtggttaccgaatgttgttcagattcccggatgagatcccgtacatcacgaggagttccggaatggtccggtggtaaagatttatatatgggaagtcctgttttagtcgccggaaaagtttcgggttttatcggtaatgtaccgggaccaccgggagggtcccgatggtccaccaagtggggccaccagccccggagggctgcatgggccaagtgtgggaggggaccagccccaggtgggctggtgcgcccccccaccaaggcccaaggcgcaagggagagtggaaggggcaaaccctaggctcagatgggcctaaggcccacctagtggtgcgcccccctctcttcccccttggccgccccccctagatgggatctagggctggccgccacccctaggggtggaaacctaggtgggcgcGCAGCccgtcccctccccctatatatacttgaggtgttgggctgccagagacatgattcaatctccttcttggcgcatccctacccctctccctcctcgtctcttgcggtgcttggcgaagccctgatggagtaccacgctcctccaccaccaccacgccgtcgtgctgctgctggatggagtcttccccaacctctccttctccccttgctggatcaaggcgtaggagacgtcaccgggctgtacgtgtgttgaacacggaggtgccgtctgttcggcactaggatcatgggtgatttggatcacgatgagtacgactccatcaaccccgttcacttgaacgcttccacttagcgatctacaagggtatgtagatgcactctccttcccctcattgctagattactccatagattgatcttggtgatgcgtagaaaattttgaatttctgctatgttccccaacacaatgagtgttgaggctcgcagtggctatcgttatattctcaccctcaatgatgacttgagtagatgtgggtatgtctacttaatgaaacacaagtctgatacctttgaaaagttcaaggaatttcagagtgaggttgagaatcaacgtgacaagaaaatcaagttcttgcgatcagatcatgggggagaatacttgagtcacgaatttggcacacacttaagaaaatgtggaatagtttcacaactcatgccacctggaacacctcagtgtaatggtgtgtccaaacgtcgtaatcgcactctattggatatggtgcgatctatgatgtctcttaccgatttaccgctgtcattttggggctatgctttagagactgtcgcattcactttaaatagggctccgttgaaatttgttgagacgacaccgtatgaattatggtttgggaagaaacctaagctgtcgtttctaaaagtttggggatgcgatgcttatgtcaagaaacttcaacctgaaaagctcgaacccaagtcggaaaaatgcgtcttcataggataccctaaagaaactgttgggtataccttctacctcagatccgaaggcaagatctttgttgccaagaatgggtcctttctagagaaagagtttctctcgaaagaaataagtgggaggaaaatagaacttgatgaagtattacctcttgaaccggtaagtggcacagctcaagaaaatgttcctgaggtgcctgcaccgactagagaggaagttaatgataatgatcatgaaacttcagatcaagttattattgaacttcgtaggtccatgaggacacgttccgcaccagagtggtacagcaaccctgtcttggaaatcatgttgttagacaacggtgaacgttcgaactatgaagaagcgatggcgggcccggattccgacaaatggctggaagccatgaaatccgagataggatccatgtatgaaaacaaagtatggactttgactgacttgcccgatgatcggcgagccatagaaaataaatggatctttaagaagaagacagacgcggatggtaatgtgaccatctataaagctcggcttgtcgctaagggttatcgacaagttcaaggggttgactacgatgagactttctcacccgtagcgaagctgaagtccgtctgaatcatgttagcaattgccgcattctatgattatgagatatggcaaatggacgtcaaaacggcattccttaatggtttccttaaggaagaattgtatatgatgcagccggaaagttttgtcgatcctaaggatgctgacaaggtgtgcaagctccaacgctcgatttatgggctggtgcaagcatctcggagttggaacattcgttttgatgagatgatcaaagcgtttggttttacgcagacttatggagaagcctgcatttacaagaaagtgagtgggagctctgtagcatttctcatattgtatgtggatgacatactgttgatgggaaatgatatagaattcttggaaagcataaaggcctacttgaacaagtgtttttcaatgaaggaccttggagaagctgcttatatattaggcatcaagatctatagagatagatcgagacgcctcattggtctttcacagagtacgtaccttgacaagatattgaagaagttcaaaatggatcagtcaaagaaggggttcttgcctgtattgtaaggtacgagattgagcacggctcaatgcccgaccatggcagaagatagagaaaagatgagtgttgtcccctatgcctcagccatagggtctatcatgtatgctatgctgtgtaccagacctgatgtaaaccttgccgtaagtttggtaggaaggtaccaaagtaatcccagcatggaacactggacagcggtcaagaatatcctgaagtacctgaaaaggactaaggacatgtttcccgtgtatggaggtgacaaagagcttgtcgtaaagggttacgtcgatgctagcttcgacacagatctggatgactctaagtcacaaacctgatacgtgtatattttgaatggtggggcagtaagctggtgcagttgcaagcaaagcgttgtggcgggatctacatgtgaagcggagtacatggcagcctcggaggcagcacaagaagcagtctgggtgaaggagttcattaccgacctaggagtcatacccaatgcgtcgggcccgatggctctcttctgtgacaacactggagctattgcccttgccaaggagcccaggtttcacaggaagaccaggcatatcaagcgtcgcttcaactccattcgtgaaagtgttcaaaatggagacatagagatttgtaaagtacatacggacctgaatgtggcagatccgttgactaaacctctccctagagaaaaacatgatcaacaccaaaactgcatgggtgttcgattcatcacaatgtaactagaataatgactctagtgcaagtgggagactgttggaaatatgccctagaggcaataataaaatggttattattatatttctttgttcatgataattgtctattgttcatgctataattgtgttatccggaaatcgtaatacatgtgtgaatacatagaccacaacacgtccctagtgagcctctagttgactagctcgttgatcaaaagatagtcatggtttcctgactatggacattggatgtcattgataacgggatcacatcattaggagaatgatgtgatggacaagacccaatcctaagcatagctcaaagatcgtgtagttcgtttgttgtagcttttctgaatgtcaagtatcatttccttagaccatgagactgtgcaactcccggataccgtaggagtgccttgggtgtgctaaacatcacaacgtaactgggtgactataaaggtacattacaggtatctatgaaagtgtctgttgggttggcacgaatcgagactgggatttgtcactccgtatgacggagaggtatctctgggcccactcggtaatgcatcatcataatgagctcaatgtgatcaagtggttgatcacgggatcatgcattacggtatgagtaaagtgactagctggtaacgagactgaacaaggtaatgggataccgacgatcgagtctcgggcaagtaacgtaccgattgacaaagggaattgtatacggattgattgaatcctcgacatcgtggttcatccgatgagatcatcgaggagcatgtgggagccaacatgggtatccagatcccgctattggttattgaccggagagtcgtctcggtcatgtctgcatgtctcccgaacccgtagggtctacacacttaaggttcggtgacgctagggttgttaggaagacttgtatgtgattaccgaatgttgttcggagtccctggatgagatcccggacatcacgaggagtcccggaatggtccggaggtgaagatttatatgtaggaagttgtcatacggtcaccggaaaggttcgggggcatatcggtattgtaccggggccaccggaggggttccgggggtccaccgggaggggccacctctctcggagggcctaatgggctgtagaggaaagggaaccagccctacatgggctggccgcatTCCCCCCCttggtcccatgcgcctagggttgggggggaaaccctaaagggggcgccccccttgcttggggggcaagccccctccccttggccgccgcccccctctatatCTCAactagagggggccgacccccttcctccttcccctataaatagaggggcaaggggagggctgcaaacaacatccaaggcgcagcccctcccctccccaacacctctcctcctccgtaagagcttggtgaagccctgccgaagtactgcagcttcaccaccaccacgccgtcatgctgctgttggagccctcttcctcaacctctccctcctccttgctggatcaaggcgcgggagacgtcctcgctccgtacgtgtgttgaacgcggaggtgccgtccgttcggcgttaggatcttcagtgatttggatcatgacgagtacgactccatcaaccccgttctcttgaacgcttccgctcgtgatctacaagggtatgtagatgcactactctctccctcgttgctagatgactccatagatagatcttggtgatgcgtagaatttttttttaaattctgctacgttccccaactgtcAATCACGCAGTTCACGATGGAATTGAACAAACTGTTCAAACGTGGCCGGTttttggtgcaggggctcaatattttcaccttgacaatcaaatccttggtcgaagatcctgtcatcatgctcgtccttgacgatcatgttgtgcatgatcacacaagcagtcatcacctcccaaagctccccttcatcccatgacagtgcagggtttcgaacgataacccatcgggattgaagcacaccaaaagcacgttccacatcctttctagcactctcttgcatttgtccaaatctctttctcttctcgccTTGGgggttcgagattgtcttcacaaaagttgaccactaaggatatataccatcagctaggtagtatcccttgttgtactagtggctgttgatctcaaagttgacatatggggagtggccttctgcaagccttacgaagactggagaacgctgtagcacgttgatatcattgtgagaacctgccatgccgaagaagGAATGTCATGTTCAAAGATCCTGTgaagccaccgcttctaatatgacagtgcacgctttgccatgccccttgtactggccctgtcAAGCAAATGGACAATTCTTTCACTCccaatgcatacaatctatgctgccaagcatgcctggaaagcctctagctgcgttggtcgccaacaatctctctgtatcagcggcggttggctgcctcaagtactcagggccaaacactgccaccacggccTGGCAGAACTTGTACAATGACATTAGACATGtggtctcactcatacgcacatactcatccaccagatcgtctggaattccatatgcaagcatgcagatggccgcggtgcatttctggtaagaggagaatccgAGCTTGTCAAGGGCATctgtcttgcactcgaagtatgggtcatgagcaaccactccctctcggatacgattaaATAGATGCCTTGCCATACAAAAACGGCGACAGAATTTATCCGGTTTGAAGAGCGGGGTGTTCGCAAAGTAATCGACATAGAGCAGGGCATGGCCtgtctccctgttgcggttcaggttgggagcatggccagggagtgaccccctgtaccgaggaagctgccgttcaATGTGGTcatgaacgaccagtgcagccaccacaagatcttcatcattcgacgacgaatcgtccgatgaataaatgaagtggtggaagaaaaattcatctccactgtccatacctttgtgggcaaagTGTCGAACACCTTACAGTCGTGGTGGcaaagaggccgcgatgatcacctcgaagCAGTAGGGGTGGTTGGCGGCCGACTACTGGCCGGTCTGGAGACCGGAGCACTTGTCGAAAGCTGACGTGGCCGCCGTGGTACGTCGTATCCCCTCTGCCACCGGCTACGACGGCAACAGTCAAATCTCCTCCAATCGATGGCCAAAACAACGgcgaaagcgcgggcgtggtgacggccatgtcgagacgtggtttggtatggacggcTAGGGGATGCGCAGTGAGGAGGCGACCGGAGAATAGTGGCGGCGCcgacggcggggcggggcggggagagGGAGTGGAGGCGTTGGAAGCGAAGGGACTGCTAGTGTCTCCGACAAGCAGGCCACTGGGGGAGGGGGGGCAAGGGCGTGCGGCGAGCCCGTCTGCGcgatgtccgtttcaccccaaattcGGCGCAAGTTTGGGCTGGGATGAATCGAAAACGGACGAAACCTAGATATTTATCCGTTTGGATCGCACGTTAGGTCGCGCTATTCGTTCATTCTACCTCGAATGGATACACCTGAATAGGATGGGGTCGCACGGTAAAATTGACCTTACTTTGAGACTGACCGGAGGATAGCAGACTTCTGCAATAGTATACTCGCACTGGCATGTGGACCCAGGCGCACATGTCAGTGGCCCCTCGTCAGAGGCCATCCCGCTCCGACGGCAAGACCCACCTTCGTCTGTCCGTGTCTCAGTAGCACTAGCagcccccgaccccaacggactctcaGCCGCCTCCTGCTCTGCACACAGCGCACAgaaaatggcggcggcggcggcggcggtgcggtgtGCTGAGGAGCTGGTTGAGAGGGAGATGAGCGGGCGCGACGCCTCCCACGACGCcgcccacgcgctccgcgtccgggACCTCGCGCTCTCCCTCGCCGCCGAGCAGGGCGTCTCCTCCCCCGACCGCCTCCTCATCGTAACAACCCCTCGCCTCATCTTCTGTCCTCCGCCAGTTCTTCCAATTGATGTGTGGAACTTTGTCTATCGATATTGTTTGTTTAATCCGTGAGGGGTGATTGCTCCAGGTGGAACTGGCTGCTCTCCTGCACGACATCGGTAAGTGGCAATTGCCCCACTGCTTCGTTATTGATTGTGTTCATGGATTTGCTTGAGCCGATTAGCTCTCGATTTGAACAACTGATGGGGAACTCCCATTTCTTGCTACCTCTGTTCGTGCAGGTGATTACAAGTACACCAAGTGAGAAAACTTGTCGTTGCTTTGCTAAATGTCTTCTTCCGATCTTGAAGAGTGAGAGGAAAGTTGAGCTGAGTTAGCTAAACTGTtgatctcatagaagtcttgtactGTTTTCTGTTTGACGGTTGTATATATTGTATTGTCCGGTCGTTGAGAGTGTTCTATGCTTGGTAAGTGAATCTGATGGGATGAATGGATAGGGATAATGTGGAGGATATGAGCATCGTCAAAAGGTTTCTTGAAGAGGTAGGGTTGGAGGAGGGACAGAGGGAGGAAATAGTGGCCATTATTACAGGGATGGGTGAGTTGTCTGTCTTTGTGGATCTTTCGATGAATTGTTATGTTATAATTGAAAAAGAAGCAACTTCCTGTAATCGACCATGTTTTTTCCTTTTCGGTCGATGTTATAGCTCACTTGGAGCACTTTGGTCTAATTTTAGTTCTTTTTAGGGTAGTTCAAGTAAAAATTCAAACGCCTGCATTGGCTCATTCTGCATGTTAATGTTTTCTCCGTATATGATGTTATTTATTAGCTGTCCATATTATCTCTGCATGCATCAATTCTCATATTTTTATGCAATAAAAATAATTCATTGTGCTATTTCAAAGGTTACCGTTGTTATCTGTTACTTGAACCGAATACCCATTAGTAGTGCTTAGTGTGTTGAGATTTCTTGTAACACCATTGCACAATTTGTCTAATTCTTACAAAGTTACACCTGCAATGTTAACTGCAGGATTCAAAAATGAGGTTTCAAATAAGCTTAATGCGGAGCCCACTCTTGAGTTTGCAATCGTGCAAGATGCAGATCGTCTGGATGCAATTGGTGCGATTGGTAAGTACTGCTCAACCATAAATGTATGTATCTGTTTCGCATAATGGAATTTCTTTAATAATTCTAAAACCATACAACTATGCAGAGCTCTGGTTATACACATTCTTTCTGCACGTCCTGTCTTCCGTCTGTCTTTATCTGGCTCTGCTGTTTTAAGTTCATTTAATGATTGTCCCAGCATTTGGTTTTGGCACGTAGACTAGAATTAATTACAAAATATACCACTGTTTGTATATCTGCAAGCAATGCACACAAATAGTATGTCTAGGTGTCTAGCTCCCTGGCACGTTATTGATGAAACAAAAGCATCACTGATAGAATGCAGATGTAAGTCATGTGAATGTGGTATGCCGCTAGAATCTGAAGATGAGCTAGTACATGGAAATATCAAAACAGGGCACAACCTGTGTCATTTATTTCCATGGTTGTACCTAATCTGACCGATGTTACACGAAATGTTCTGGATCCTACCGGGTTCACTAGAACTGAGAAATGGTTACACATTCTCAATTGTTAGCTATAAAGTTTGGCCAAAGAAAATCGAGAATGTATTTTCTTTTGCTACACATCTGGTCATATTTTGTTTATTGTTTGTCCCCAAAAGGGATGGTCACCTTTTATCTGAATATGTGGTATGTCCCCCTAATCTTCCCAATTAACATTGTAGGTGTTGCAAGATGTTTTACATATGGAGGGAGCAAGAACAGTGCATTACATGATCCTAACGTACTTCCACGGGATAATTTGTCAAAGGAGAAGTATATGTCCAAGGAGGAGAaacaaacatcaattaatcatttcCACGAGAAACTTTTTAAGTTGAAGGACATGATGAAGACCGAGGTCAGGGCTGAGCTATGAAATACTggtcctttttattttcttctgtACTTTCTCTTGTCTAAACCCAGAAAGAAAGAATTGCCGCTTTAGACCTATTGAGCTTAGTAAGATTAGTAGAGTTATGTTAAGGTCTACTTGGCTTCGGTTGCACATAGCATGCAGGTGAGATCCAGCTTACTAATAAATCCCATTATATACATCAATGTTGTCTATGTAAAAATACATTTCCTTTATAATCTGTGTCAGTTAAATATTTTTTTAATGCACAACAAATAACCAAGGTCAGTCATTTAATGTACAACATGCCTGATTCATCATGAAATTACTTTTTTTTAATTTAGAACTATTTTATTTTCAAAGAAGTTGATGGTCATAATGTCATGGTGGGTATCGTTTCGAACTTTCGATGTTGTAATCAACATATATTTTGACATTGAGGTAGTATTAACTATAATCATTGTTATAAATACCATGTATGGTTCTCAGTACAAACATGACGTACATGCTGTAGCCTTCCATTATGTATTCCATACATGACACATAGTTCACTCTGCACACAGGCTGGGAAAAAGAGAGCAGAGAAAAGGCACAAGTTCATGGAAAATTTTGTGGCTGAATTCTATGAAGAGTGGAGTGGCAGGGCTTGAAGTTGACTGTTAGAATATAGTTTGGGTTTAAAGATAGAGATAAGGAATAGATCGAATAGGTTTAAACCATGTATTACTTATCTTGTACTCCAAGCCTCTACCCTCTCGTGTATTCTATATATACCACATATGAGGGTCACATCAATACAACAGATACAACACAATATTATTATCCTACAgttttctacatggtatcagagcggTTTGTCTCACGACGCCGATCCTAGGTTTTCCATCACTTTCGCAGCGCGCCGCCCTCGGGGAGATTCATCTCCTCTCCCCGGGGGCGCGGCACCCGTCAATCAAATAGTATATCAGTTCTCTAGTTTAGATTAGATCAATCTCAAAATTCCATCTAGTAGAATTTTTTTTTTAGCCACCAAATAATTCGACGACC
The sequence above is a segment of the Triticum dicoccoides isolate Atlit2015 ecotype Zavitan chromosome 1A, WEW_v2.0, whole genome shotgun sequence genome. Coding sequences within it:
- the LOC119269728 gene encoding uncharacterized protein YpgQ-like, which gives rise to MAAAAAAVRCAEELVEREMSGRDASHDAAHALRVRDLALSLAAEQGVSSPDRLLIVELAALLHDIGDYKYTKDNVEDMSIVKRFLEEVGLEEGQREEIVAIITGMGFKNEVSNKLNAEPTLEFAIVQDADRLDAIGAIGVARCFTYGGSKNSALHDPNVLPRDNLSKEKYMSKEEKQTSINHFHEKLFKLKDMMKTEAGKKRAEKRHKFMENFVAEFYEEWSGRA